The proteins below are encoded in one region of Chitinophagales bacterium:
- a CDS encoding PorP/SprF family type IX secretion system membrane protein, giving the protein MKKFSLVFSSIFLALGLYSQDAIFSQYFASQPYLNPAMTGFFDGSYRINAHYRTQWTSISSGVNTYGVNGELKFGDHEGEKDYVGAGIAIYRDDLYGRLANNTGRLNLAYHKRLGYGETKHYLSIGANLGMDYRQVNTNLVFPEEPVSFQHANLFVPNLGLGLNYQIVFPSFANVFLGGAVDHIVSDKISIFNSNVQNDKRITVYSSGRLRVNDAVYIIPTFLFANQAAHRQINFGTAAQLLMREYYDNKTNFQIGVYGRLGNQGFDALIGMFRYETRGIQVGLSYDHALTELSSATGGFGALELSLGYIGFIEKVFKSRAECPNLKNF; this is encoded by the coding sequence ATGAAGAAATTTAGTTTAGTTTTTAGTAGTATATTTTTAGCTCTAGGATTGTATTCGCAGGATGCAATCTTCTCACAATATTTTGCATCCCAGCCATATTTAAATCCAGCCATGACAGGTTTTTTTGATGGCAGTTATCGCATCAATGCACATTATAGAACCCAATGGACCAGTATTAGTTCGGGTGTGAATACTTATGGCGTTAATGGTGAATTAAAATTTGGAGACCATGAAGGAGAGAAGGACTATGTAGGGGCAGGAATTGCTATTTATAGAGATGACTTATATGGAAGACTGGCCAACAATACGGGCAGACTAAATCTAGCTTATCATAAACGACTCGGATATGGTGAAACTAAACATTACTTATCCATAGGAGCTAATTTGGGAATGGATTATAGACAGGTAAATACGAATCTGGTTTTTCCAGAAGAGCCTGTTAGTTTTCAACATGCGAACTTGTTTGTTCCTAATCTAGGACTTGGTTTAAATTATCAAATTGTGTTTCCAAGCTTTGCCAATGTCTTTTTAGGTGGGGCAGTTGATCATATTGTGTCTGATAAAATATCTATTTTTAATAGTAACGTACAAAATGACAAACGTATTACCGTTTATTCTTCGGGCAGACTTAGAGTGAATGATGCCGTGTACATTATACCTACTTTCTTATTTGCTAATCAAGCTGCACATAGACAAATAAATTTCGGCACAGCTGCTCAGCTTCTGATGCGTGAGTATTATGATAATAAAACCAACTTTCAAATCGGTGTTTATGGGAGATTGGGTAATCAAGGCTTTGACGCATTAATAGGTATGTTTAGATATGAAACTAGGGGTATTCAAGTAGGCCTCAGTTATGATCATGCCCTTACAGAGCTATCATCTGCTACTGGAGGCTTTGGTGCGCTAGAGTTAAGTCTAGGTTATATTGGTTTCATAGAAAAGGTCTTTAAGTCTAGAGCTGAGTGTCCAAATTTGAAAAACTTTTAA